The uncultured Sphaerochaeta sp. genome includes the window CAAGCTCCATATGTTTGGCCATGAAATTTGGATGATATACTTCATCAACCAGGCTGGTTGCCAAGCCTATCTGATTACCGTAGGAGCTGTATCCCTGGCTGGAGCGCAGGGCAATCGTCCGCTGGGGGAGTTTTCCTTCCATGGTCTGGGAGAGCGGGATACGCGGATCTGCACTACCGGAGATTCTCATAGCCTGGTAGACATAGGCCCTCCCCGAAAGGGGGTCCCTAATTGCCCCGCCTATACAGGTAGCCGCTCCACCAAAGGGTTCAATCTCGGTTGGATGATTGTGTGTCTCATTCTTGAACTGCAGCAGGTATGGCTCCAAACCATCGGGGGTATCCACCGTAATCCTCACCGAACATGCATTGATCTCCTCAGAGAGGTCCAGGTTTTCCAACTTCCCTTTCGCCTTGAGTACCTTCGCAGCTATGGTTGCCAGATCCATCAGGCTTACTGGGTTATCTCTGCCCAGTTGCCTCCTATCATCCAGGTAGGACGCATAGGTCGCTGCAATCTCTGGCTCTTCAATGGTTACCTTATCCAAATGGGTCAAGAATGTGGTATGCCGACAATGGTCCGACCAATAGGTGTCGATGACCCTCAGCTCCGTATAGGTGGGGTCCCTCCCTATTTCACGGAAGTGGTTCTGTACCACGGCAAGGTCCGCTGCATCCATTGCCAATTGGTAGGCTGATTTCGTCTTCTCATGATCTGTGGAAAAACGAAAATCATTGAGCACAGGAGGAAAAGCGGGGGGCTCAATTTCAGCTGTCAACTGCTCAGGAAGGAGGAACGATACCTCCCTTGCCTCAACAGGATTGATGAGATAGGTTCTAATCTTATCTTTCTCTTCTTCCGTAAACGTTCCATCAAAACCATAGATGGTGGCGCATCTGATAGTTGCTTCTCTCTCATTCTCCAGGAGTAATCGCAAGGAAAGCTGTACAGCTGCTGCTCTCTGGTCAAATTGTCCTTCATGCATCTGCATTGCAAGATGCCAATCGGAGGGAGGCACTTCCTGGAGTATCTCATCCCTTCCGGGCAACATCAAAATACGGTTGCAGAGTGACCTGAAGTCCTCTTCCTCGAGATGCTCAACATCATAGCGATAGTATATACGAAGCCCTCTCAGGTCTCCTATGCCGAGGAACTGACGGAGTTCGGTTGCCAGTGCCTGCTCCCTTGATCGAAACTTACTCCCCCGGGTTATGTATACACGACGAACCATGCTCTTCCTCCTGCAACGCTCTCTTGCCAATATCCCTTCGATACTGCTTTCCCTCATAGGTAACAGCATCCACTGCCTTATACGCCACACGTATCGCTTTATCCAATGTTTCACCGGTCCCCACCACATGGAGGACCCTTCCCCCATCAGTCACCAAATCCCCCTGTTCATCATAAGTAGTTCCACCATGATAAAGCCTAGTATTCTGGGGAAGGTTGCTGATGGTGATAGCTTTTCCCTTCTCATAGCTGACTGGGTAGCCACCACTGGCAAGTGTCACAGAACATGCAGATTCCTTTCTGCTCACCACCGGGATACGATTGAGGGTACCATTCCTGCAAGCCAACAGAATTTCCAATGCATCACCTTCCAAAAGGGTGAGTGCAACCTCGGCCTCAGGGTCCCCAAAGCGACAATTGTATTCAATGACCACCGGGCCCCCAGAGGTGAGCATGAGACCAAAAAAGAGACAGCCCACAAACGGACTGCCTTCTCTCTTTAGTGCGGCAATGGTAGGAAGCACGATGCTTTCCATACACTCACCTGCCACCTGCTCACTATAGAAAGGATTTGGGGCTATAACTCCCATACCTCCGGTATTAGGTCCCTGGTCCCCATCGAAGGCACGCTTATGATCCATGCAACTGACCAGAGGCTTCACATGCGTTCCATCACTCAGGACAAGGAGGGACACCTCAGGACCACTGACAAACTCTTCGATCACCACTGTCTGACCACTGGAGGCAAAGATTTTCTGTACCATCATTGCCTGCAGAGCCTCTTCAGCCTCCTCAAGCGTCTCTGCGATGACTACCCCTTTACCGAGGGCAAGCCCATCAGCCTTGACCACCACAGGAAAAGAGCTTCTTGATAGGTGCTCACGTGCGGTGACAATATCGGTAAATACCTGATAAGAAGGAGTGGGAATATGATTCCGTACCATAAAGGCCTTGGCATAGGATTTACTCCCCTCAAGCTGGCTTGCCACCTTGGTTGGACCAAAACAGGGAATCCCCTGTGCCTCCAACACATCTGCAAGCCCGCCGACCAGTGCTTCATCGGGTCCTATTACTGCAAACTCAATTGCATGCTGCACTGCAAATTCAGCAATCCCATTGTGGTCACCAAGCGGGATGGAGACCATGGTTGCAAGGGATGCAATTCCTGCATTATGTCCGATACAGAACAGCTCAGTTGCCTTCTTACTGTTTGCAATTACTGCTGCCAAGGCGTGTTCACGGCCGCCTGAACCGATGATGAGGATACGCATCGTCTAGTGATGGAAGAGACGGATCGCATTGCAAACCATCAGGATGCCATGTTCATCACATGCCTTGATCACTGCATCGTCACGCAAGGAACCTCCACTCTGCACTATATAGGAAACACCACTCTGGGCTGCACGGTCGATATTGTCCCTGAAGGGGAAGAATGCATCACTGGCAAGGCTTACTCCGGTAATTGAGGCTAGGATATCCCGCTTTTCCTGATCTGTGAGCGGTGGCACATCTTCACTGAAATAGAGCCCAGGGTCCTTGATCTCTGATCGCAGATACGCTTCCACTGCATTATCCTTCTCATTCCTGCTCAAGGAGGGAAGGAAGGGAAGGTCAAGAACCTGCCTGGACTGACGCAGGTGCCAGGCATCGGCCTTTTCACCTGCAAGACGGGTGCAATGGATTCTGGATTGCTGTCCTGCCCCCACCCCGATGGTCTGCCCACGCTTCGCGAAACATACAGAATTCGATTGCGTATACTTCAGTGCATTGAGTGCAACGAGCAAGTCAAGACGGGCCTCCTCAGTCAAATCCTTGTTCTGTGTGACGATCGGCTGAAGGACAGATGCATCCAGTACTGCAGTATTACGCTCTTGGGTAAAGGTAATTCCATAGACACTTCTCGTCTCCAGCATAGGTGGTTCATAGCTGGGATCAATCTGCAGTACGACATACTTGCCGCCTTTCTTCTTCTGCAACAAGGCAAGCGCCTCAGGTTCGTAGGAGGGTGCGATAACCCCGTCAGATACTTCCCGCTTGATGATTCGCGCTGTTTGCAGATCACAACGTTCACTGAGACTGATGAAATCCCCGAAGGAAGACATACGGTCCGCCCCTCGGGCTCGTACATAGGCAGTGGCAAGCGGAGAAAGTTCCTCATGCTCCCCAATGAAGTACATCCTGCGCTCTGTCTCATTCAATGCAAGCGAAACCGCAGCTCCTGCCGGGCTGACATGCTTGAACGAGGCGGCTGCACTGAGTCCGGTAGCCTCTGCGAGTTGGCTGACCAGTTGCCATCCGTTCAGCGCATCCAGCAAATTGATATATCCAGGGCTTCCGCACAACACCTGCAGGGGAAGATCCCCCACTTCCATGCTTATACGTGCATGTCCTTGGTTGGGATTGCATCCATACTTCAAATCCAAATGATCCACCTACTACCTCCCACTCTCTGCATTGATCAAAAACAACTCAAAGGAACCGACCGAAAGATCGGTCTCCCGGACACAGAGTGCCACCCGGTACGATTCATCGAGACTCTTCCATATCTGGTTGGCTATCTCACCTCCCGATCCCTTCAAGGACACTTGTATCGGTTTGCCGGTAAAGGGGGGAAGAGGATTACCATCCCCTTCATAGGTATGGATGAGATGACCCTCCCCTCTCCTTGGATGCGGGTAGGGAAAGAGGGCTCTCTCACACGCTTCCTTCTTCCTTCTCAGAATCGAGAGGGAGTACGCTCCGCCATCAGAGAAATCAATCAATCCACTGATACGGCTGGTATAGTTCGGGGCATCGGGTTCATAGGTACGGCCCTCAAGTGCTTCTGCCATTCCCTTGCCTTCAGCAAGCGAGGAGAGGATGGTATCGCTCTGGTCGCCATTGGAGACCACAAGCTTGGTTTCATACGTATCCATAGCACGGTAGATGATCAGGGAAGGGTCCTCAACCAAGCGCTCATCAATTGCCTCAGTCCTGACAGTCCCGGCATCTGCAACCAATCGACGGTTTTTGCTGTGCTCGCTTCGTGCGGTTATGAAGTAGGCGACAATACTCTTTCCTTCTTCGTTCAATCCACACACAATACCCCTTCCAGGATATCGTTGTGCCTGCAGTGCTTTGTTCAAATCCATTCCATACTCCAATAATTGACAATAGTGCTCCACGGTTTCAGGAAGCAATTTCCACTCGACTGTTTCCAGAATCCGCTTTGCCAGACTCTCCGGCGTATCGCCATCAAGCACCTCGAGCGAGCGCTGTGCGAGGATCGGACCGGCATCCGCTTCCTCACTGACGATGTGCACGGTTGCCCCGCTGAGTTTAACCCCACGTTCCAAGGCAGCCTCATGCACCCGCCTGCCATAATACCCTTTTCCACAGAAGCTGGGTATCAGGGAGGGGTGGATATTGAGAATCCTCTCAGGGTACTGCCTCACAACATTGCCACTGAGAATGGTCAAAAAACCAGCCAATACCACCAAATCTATACGGTAGGTTCCAAGCAAAGCCAAGAGTTCTGTTTCAAACCGTGCCCTCTTGAGTTGTTTTTTGTCAAGGGCAACAGCAGGAATTCCCTTCAGCTTTGCACGATCCAGGGCTTGTGCATCACTTCTGTCGCTGACTACCAGGACAACCGAACCATGATTGAGCAGGAGAGCATCAGCAGCATCAAGCATAGCTTGAAGGTTGGTCCCGCTTCCGCTTGCCAATACAGCGATACGGATCATGTGATCACCACCCCTTCTGATTCTGTCACTTCCCCAAGGACCCAAGCATCAGGAATAAGGGAGAGAGCAAGCTCAGCATCCTCTCCCTTGATGGCAATTACCATTCCTACTCCCATGTTGAATGTTGCATACATGTCCTCGTCAGGAATTGATCCTGTTTGTTGGATGAGACCAAAGATTGGTTTCTGCTTGATCGAATCCCTATTGATAACAGCTCCAAGACCAGGGGGAAGCATCCTGGGGATATTCTCATAGAATCCCCCTCCGGTAATGTGGCTTGCCCCCTTTATGGAAATCTTTTCGGCAAGCTCCAACACCTGGGAAACATAGATTCTTGTTGGTGTAAGCAACTCTTCGCCCAGGGTACAGCCAAGTTCCTCATACCAATGAAAAAGCAAGGAAGGGTCACTATCCAGATCAAAGACCTGCCGGATGAGGGAGAATCCATTTGAGTGCACCCCGCTTGAAGGGAGAGCCAGGAGGCAGTCTCCACGCTTCATGGTGGATGGGTCGAAAATTCTTTCCTTTTCAGCCACAGCTACACAGAATCCTGCAAGGTCATACTCTCCCCTCTGGTAGAAACCCGGCATCTCTGCCGTCTCGCCCCCGATAAGGGCACATCCTGCCTGCAGGCACCCCTTGGAAATCCCTTTGACAATCTGTTCCACTTTCAGTGGGGCAAGCAGACCCAAGGCAATGTAATCGAGGAACAGACGTGGCTTTGCACCGCAGCAGATGACATCGTTGACGCACATGGCGACACAGTCGATGCCTACTGAATCATGACGATCAAGGGCAAATGCTATCTTCAGCTTGGTACCTACCCCATCAGTACCACATACCAGAACGGGGTGGGGGGTGTCTTCCAGATCGAGTTCAAAGAGACCGGAGAAACCTCCGAGATCGGAGCGGACCCCGTCAATCATGGTGGAGGCCACATGCTTCTTCATCAACTCAACGGCTTTATAGCCCCGCCTCACATCAACCCCAGCATCTGCATATCTTTGTGCTTGCATAACCAGCTCCTATAACGCTTTGGGACAGGGATACTCACCGGTAAAACATGCTCGGCAGAACCCAATACCCGGATGATCTGAAAGCTTTATCACTTGGTCAGTAGTAAGGAAGCCAAGTGAGTCGACACCAAGGATTGCCTCCATGGCCTTATGGTCATGATTACAGGCAAAGAGATCTTTCTTTGAATCAATATCTGTACCGTAATAACAGGGGAACAGAAAGGGAGGAGCCGATGAGCGCAAATGAACTTCTTTAGCTCCTGCTTCCCTAAGCAGGCGAACAATACGCTTGCTTGTGGTTCCCCTTACGATGGAGTCATCAATCAGGACTACTCGTTTCCCTCTAACCGTAGAGCTGATCGGATTGAGTTTGATACGTACCGTACTCTCCCGCTCACCCTGCTTCGGTTGGATGAATGTCCTGCCAATGTACTTGTTCTTGATAAACCCAATCCCATAGGGGATCCCTGACTGCCTGGAATACCCGATTGCAGCATCAATCCCACTGTCAGGCACTCCTATGACCACATCTGCCTGAGAAGGGTGCTCCAGGGCAAGGAATGCCCCACTGCGGATTCTTGCGTCATGGACACTGATGGTGTCTATGACGCTGTCGGGACGTGCAAAATAGATGAGTTCAAAGACGCAGAGGCTGGAACTTACGCTCTTGCAATGATCTTTGTTGGAATGAATCGTCCCATCCTTGCCGTCAATGATGCAGATCTCCCCAGGTTCAATATCCCGAAGGAACTGAGCCCCAACAGCATCGAGCGCACAACTTTCACTGGCAAATACATACCCATCTTCCACTTTGCCCAGACAGAGTGGGCGGAACCCATGGGGATCCCGTACAGCAATAAGCGAATCTTCACTCATCACCAGAAGGGAGTAAGCCCCCTTCACCTCATCCATGGTCCTGGAGAGAGCCTCTTCCAGGCTTTGGGATTCCAACCTATGACTGGTGAGAATATGGGCAAACACCTCTGTATCGCTCGAGGAGTGAAAAAGCGAACCTTTCAACTCCAAGGTACTACGAAGTTCCTGGTCATTGACCAGATTCCCGTTGTGAGCCAGGGCAAGACTGCCCAGCATATGATGGAAAATCATTGGCTGGACATTCTCTGGGCTTCTCTCCCCGCTTGTCCCGTAGCGGTTATGGGCGATAGCCATCCTAGAGGAGCCGAATGGAAGCTCTGGGGGATGTTCAAAAACATCGGCAACCAAGCCCACATCCTTGGTGACGCTCAACATACCATCGCAGTTGAAGGCTATCCCGCACCCTTCCTGCCCCCGATGCTGCAACGCATACAGACCCTTGAAACAAGCTTGGTTGACAGCCACCTTGGAGGGACTGTAGATGCCAAAAACACCACAAGCCTCATTGAGGGAACTCATCAGGCATCTCCCATCAGTCGTGACAATATTTCCTGATACGCTGCTTCCACATCCCCAAGGTCCCTTCTGAAGCGGTCCTTGTCCAACTTTCTGTTGGTTTTTGTATCCCAGAACCTGCAGGTATCGGGGGATATCTCATCGCTGAGGAGAAGCTGTCCACTAGAGGTCATCCCAAACTCCAACTTGAAATCGACCAAGGTAATGCCCAGGTCCTCAAGGTAGGAACAGAGTATCTCATTGATACGTAGTGCATAGTCGGTGATCAGCTGAACCTGTTCATCTGTTGCCAGCGAGAGTGCCTGTATGTGATAGTTATTCACCATGGGATCATCCAGATCATCACGCTTGTAACAGAATTCCAAGACAGGGGTAGAAAGATGTACTCCCTCATCCAAACCGAGACGAGCCGAGAGAGAACCGGCAGCAATATTACGGACGATCACCTCCAGAGGTATGATCTTCACCGCCTTTACCAAGGTATCGGTGTCGCTGATCTGCTCGACAAAGTGAGTCGGGATACCCTTCCCTTCCAAGAGTTGCATCATATGATTGGTGACCTTGTTGTTGATCGCCCCCTTGCCAAGTATCGAGCCTCGCTTCTTTCCATTGAATGCCGTGGCATCATCCTTGTAGGAGACAATGTACAAATCCTTGTCATCAGTCTCATACACCCGCTTCGCCTTCCCTTCGTAGAGCATGGTTCGCTTTTGCATCTGTATCCTCTCTTGTCAATTAAAAAGAGCCTTACCGGCTAGGGGTAAAGCTCCTATGGAAACGCTCATCAGCTTGGGCAACCTTTTCGGCCATCTCTCTTCTGCGCTCTTGTATGCGGAAAGCGAGCGCTTCATCGCCAAGGGCCAGAATCTGGGCAGCAAGCAGTGCTGCATTGGCCGCCCCATCAATGGCAACTGTTGCCACAGGATAGCCAGTGGGCATCTGTACGGTTGAAAGCAAGGCATCCATACCATCGAGTGAGGCGGAAAGGGGGATTCCTATGACGGGAAGCAAGCTTCTACTTGCCAGAACCCCTGCAAGGTGAGCAGCTTTCCCTGCCGCTGCGATAAGCACGGCATAACCCTCTCCAGCTGCATTCTCAGCGAATTGGATGGTAGCTTCACTACTTCTGTGTGCTGAGAAAATATGTGCCTCAAAGGGAATATCCAACTCTTGCAAGACCGTAAAGGCCCCTTCGACCAACGGTGCATCATGTTCGCTGCCAAGCAGCACAGCCACACGGTTTTTCTGGGTTGTTTGCATAGGCGTACCATAGCGAAAATGTTGCGGTTATGCAATACCCATGCAACAAAATATATACAGATATGTTAATGTGTCTTATGTCTTAGGCGTATTGTACTAATATCAAAAGAGTTTTCATTCTTTTACAACAGTTTATGCAACAAAACAACAGCATCTTCAACACACAGGTCACAAGTTCGCAACACAATACCACTCTCATCACCCCTGAGTTCACTGCATACAAGTGTGCCGTTCTGCTCAAGGAAACCGTCCACAATCTCCCCAGCATAGTTATAGGAAGTCTGCTTTGTTGCAGCTTCTACACTACCACCACTGGTAAGCAAGCTGATGATCAGCACTGCTCCGCTGACAGCTCCGCAAGTTGCCTTATGGCCGCCCATACCCCCGCCGAAGGCTTCGCTCATGATGAATAGGTTCTTCTCGTCGATTCCCACGACATCGGCAAAGCTGCAGGCAACCGCCTGTGCACAGTTGTAACCCTTCTCCCTGAAAGCGTAGGCACGCTTTACATATTGCGTTGTAGTTGTTGTTTCCATAGGGGTAATAGTATCGTTCTACGTTTCCGATTGCAAGAAGTTATGACCAGGTACCGTAGATATGACGCCCACATTCAGGACAGTGTGAGTGGTCAATAATACTCTCACGGAATACCCAGGAGCGGCGCACCAAAGAGGTCTTGCAATGTGGGCAGTAGGTATTCTGGTCCAAGGAAGAGTTTCCTGGGTAGATAAAAGGGATCTGGGAATCTTTGGCTACCTTGACCATCTCTTGCAAGAAATGCTCGCTGGTCTCCCTCTTCTGTTCCTTGTAGCGAGGAAAGTATCGACTCAGATGCCAGACCTGTACACCTGCTGAGTAAAGGCGCCCTCCAATGGAGGATATCATTTGTTTCGTATGTCCCCCTTCCATAACCATGGTGGTTATCTCCAGATGAGCTTTGCTTGGAGCGATGTGTTCAATGGCCTTCCACACCGGACGAGAGCTTCCCCCACAGTAGTCCCGGTAGAATGTCTCATCCCCCTTGATGTCAATATTGAATGCATCGATGAATGGACTGATCCGGTTCAAAGCTTCTTCGCTGAAGCTACCATTGGTAACCATGATGGTTTTAATTCCTTCTTGTTTTGCAAAGGTTGCCACCTCTACCATATAGTCCTGCCAAACCAAGGGCTCGCTATAGGTAAAACTGATGGAAGGACACCGGTTATCCCGAGCAAGCTGAACCACTTCCCTGGCAGTGTAATAGGTTCGCTGGGCTCCAGCCTCCCACGCTCTCTGGCTGATCGCATAGTTCTGGCAGAAGGTGCAAGTCAGGTTGCATCCAAACATTGCAATGGAGAGTGTATTGGTCCCCGGCAGGAAGTGGTAGAGAGGCTTCTTCTCAACAGGATCTATCGCACTTGAGACCAACCCTCCATAATTATGGGTAAAAATGGTATCTCCAGAACGTTCCCGAACCCCACAAAAACCAATTTCTCCATCCTTCAGTCTGCAGTGACGGTAACAGAAATCACAAACAAGATACGCTGCTGTACTCACGACAAGTCCTCTACATACACTTCGGCTTGGAACACTTCAAAACGACAAGCCATGTCTGTATAGGCATCGCTTTCAAGGCCAGCCTTCCTTGAAAGCTGACTGAGCATGGTCTGTAGATCCCATCCCTGCTCTGTTGCCACCTGAGGGAGGAAAACTGCACGATGGTATCCATGACTCAGCAGCACCCCATCCACTCCTAGTCGTATTTGTTTCCAACTATCAATGACTTGCATCTTGGAAAGCAGGGAGATTTCGAGCACTACCTGTTCTAGTTCCTCTTGCTTGAGAGGGTGAAAACGGGGGTCACTGAAAGCAGACTCCCTTGCCAGTTTGGGTACCTCCTGCCAGAGAGGGCCCCTTCCCCAAAGGTTGCCGATACAGCCACGTAAGGCCCCTTCGGTGGTATGAATCGTGACAAAACACCCTGCCTCATGAGAAAAAGGAGGTCTATCTTCCCTCTTCAGTCGATCATAGATCGGCGTATCAGCGTGGGTAAGTGTACTTGTTATGGCTTCCCTAGCCAGCATCAAGAGAGTCTGTTGGTCAACACGGTTCATTCCCTACCTCCAAAGAATCGTTGAATAGGCGACAAAATTCGCGTCATGAGACGAAGACACATCGCTTGATGTGTAATAGTCTGCTACCCACCCCTTGCATTGCATCCGCCCGGCGATGGATGAGACCAACAAGGCAGCGGCGTAGCCGCATACAGTTGATTGCTTTGCGGTACAGAAGGCAAGTGCTTCTGAGACCCTTCCCTCACTGAGTAGATGAGCCAAGCTTAAATCATCTTCCTTTACCCTGCCCTCTGCCCTGCTTCCGTAGGGTGTGTAGGCGAACCGGGGCCCATAGTGGGTAAAGTCACTACTTGCAATAATTACCGTTCTTCCCATCTCAAGGTCCTCTCTTCCAAGCTCCTGTACCAACTGACCAGCAAGCTTTTCGATTGCTTCTGCCTCAGTGAAGCGGGATATCATGGCAAGGGCAACCTTTACAGGACTCGCTTGTGCTGCTATGTATGGCAGGACCATCTCCAGGGCATGTTCACTCTGTATTGCAGAGAACCACTCTCTCTGTGCACTCGCAAGATTGAAAGCCTGAACATCACCGAGGGGAGTCCTCATTCCACACAGTGGTGCACTGACGATGGTATCGGGAGGGAGAGTTGCATAGTGGCTCGGGCTGATCACCAGGATACGCTCGATTGAACCAAGTCCGGCGGTGAAAAAAGGGGCAATTCCACTGCTTGAGTAGAACAACCCTGCGTGAGGGAGAACAGCGAACCTATAGGGGCCTCTCTGATAGGTTTTTCGCTTCTTGCTCTCGTCTATCGACTCTGTTACCAAGAGTCGCAATAGCTCTGGATCCTTTGGATACCAGGAACCCGCATATTGAGCATCTCTCATCATATTCATCGTGGCACCTCGTATATAATGATAGTCCACTGTGAAAGAATTGCAAGGTTACATCCACAAGGAAAAGTAAAGAGGCAACGTACCCGGCCGCAGGGATGACCAAGTACGTTGCCAAACGTGGAGGTAAAAGAAACTACTTACAATCAGAGACAGAAACAGAAGAGATATATCGCCAATCCTTGGGAAATATTTTCGATTTTCCGAGTACTGCAATTTCTTCACGGAAAACTATATCTTCACTACTCTTGCCAACAAGAAGAGAGAAAGCACCGCTCTCCAGGACTCTTCTTGCATCGCTACCAACAAACGAGAGTATATCCGCAGGCAGGGTAAAGGAGAGACGTTTCTGCTCTCCCGGCTGCAATGAAACACGGCTGAAAGCTTTCAACTCTTTCACAGGACGAACAATGGAGGCAACCTTATCCTGCACATAGACCTGCACGATTTCATCACCACTACAGGTCCCGTCGTTTCTCACTGAAAGGGAGAAACGGAACTCTTC containing:
- the amrB gene encoding AmmeMemoRadiSam system protein B; the encoded protein is MNMMRDAQYAGSWYPKDPELLRLLVTESIDESKKRKTYQRGPYRFAVLPHAGLFYSSSGIAPFFTAGLGSIERILVISPSHYATLPPDTIVSAPLCGMRTPLGDVQAFNLASAQREWFSAIQSEHALEMVLPYIAAQASPVKVALAMISRFTEAEAIEKLAGQLVQELGREDLEMGRTVIIASSDFTHYGPRFAYTPYGSRAEGRVKEDDLSLAHLLSEGRVSEALAFCTAKQSTVCGYAAALLVSSIAGRMQCKGWVADYYTSSDVSSSHDANFVAYSTILWR